Proteins found in one Arthrobacter sp. U41 genomic segment:
- a CDS encoding GuaB3 family IMP dehydrogenase-related protein, translated as MTYEIEIGRGKRGRRAYSLDDIAIVPNRRTRDPKDVSVAWQIDAYKFDMPVIAAPMDSAMSPETVITLGRLGGLGVLDLEGLWTRYEDPQSVLDQIGALQDETNSPAVTRRMQELYQAPIQPELITTRLAEIRAAGVTVAGSLTPQRTQEHYKTVVAAGVDIFVIRGTTVSAEHVSKDHEPLNLKQFIYELDVPVIVGGAAGYTPALHLMRTGAAGVLVGFGGGATSTTRRALGIHSPMASAISDVAAARRDYMDESGGRYVHVIADGGMGSSGDIVKAIAMGADAVMLGSALARAEEAPGKGWHWGQEAHHLELPRGDRVNVGTVGSLEEVLFGPGHHTNGTSNLIGALRRSMATTGYSDLKEFQRVDVVVSPYSGN; from the coding sequence GTGACTTACGAGATTGAGATTGGCCGTGGCAAGCGTGGGCGTCGTGCCTACTCCCTGGATGACATTGCGATCGTCCCCAACCGACGTACGCGTGACCCTAAGGATGTGTCGGTCGCCTGGCAGATCGACGCCTACAAGTTCGACATGCCTGTCATCGCGGCTCCCATGGATTCGGCCATGTCGCCGGAAACCGTGATCACCCTGGGCCGTCTCGGCGGCCTCGGCGTGCTCGACCTTGAGGGCCTCTGGACCAGGTATGAGGACCCGCAGTCCGTGCTGGACCAGATCGGCGCGCTGCAGGACGAGACCAACAGCCCGGCCGTCACGCGGCGCATGCAGGAGCTCTACCAGGCACCGATCCAGCCGGAGCTGATCACCACCAGGCTCGCGGAGATCCGCGCGGCGGGTGTCACGGTCGCCGGCTCCCTCACCCCGCAGCGGACCCAGGAGCACTACAAGACCGTCGTGGCCGCCGGCGTCGACATCTTCGTGATCCGGGGCACCACGGTTTCGGCCGAGCATGTCTCCAAGGACCACGAGCCGCTGAACCTCAAGCAGTTCATCTACGAACTCGACGTCCCTGTGATCGTCGGCGGGGCCGCCGGCTATACCCCGGCCCTGCACCTCATGCGCACCGGTGCCGCCGGCGTGCTGGTCGGCTTCGGCGGCGGCGCCACCAGCACCACCCGCCGCGCGCTCGGCATCCACTCGCCCATGGCCTCCGCCATCTCCGACGTCGCCGCTGCCCGCCGCGACTACATGGATGAGTCCGGCGGACGCTACGTCCACGTGATTGCCGACGGCGGCATGGGATCCTCCGGCGACATCGTCAAGGCCATCGCCATGGGCGCCGACGCCGTCATGCTGGGCAGCGCCCTCGCCCGCGCCGAAGAAGCCCCGGGCAAGGGCTGGCACTGGGGCCAGGAAGCGCACCACCTGGAACTTCCCCGCGGTGACAGGGTCAACGTCGGCACCGTCGGTTCCCTCGAGGAGGTCCTCTTCGGGCCGGGCCACCACACCAACGGAACGTCAAACCTGATCGGTGCGCTGCGCCGTTCCATGGCCACCACAGGCTATTCGGACCTGAAGGAATTCCAGCGCGTCGACGTCGTCGTTTCGCCCTATTCCGGCAACTGA